In Notamacropus eugenii isolate mMacEug1 chromosome 1, mMacEug1.pri_v2, whole genome shotgun sequence, one genomic interval encodes:
- the LOC140518286 gene encoding olfactory receptor 1J4-like has translation MERDNETNVSEFLLLGLLIRPQQQGLFYLLFLSMYLTTLFGNLLIILLIRLDSRLHTPMYFLLSHLAFTDLCFSSVTTPKMLVNMQTGSQTISYNGCISQMYFFIFFVDLDSFLLTAMAYDRYVAICHPLHYTTVMSKELCILLVLGSWILSCAHSLTHTLPLARLSFCADNTITHYFCDLAALLKLSCSDISLNELLIFTVGVAVITLPLICVLVSYIHILATVLKIPSAKGIFKALSTCGSHLSVVSLYYGTIIGQYFLPSSSNSNIKDIIFSIMYTMVTPMLNPFIYSLRNRDINGALKKVLSKRMEFIYE, from the exons ATGGAAAGAGACAATGAGACGAATGTCTCTGAATTCCTCCTCCTAGGACTTCTCATCAGACCACAGCAGCAGGGGTTGTTCTACCTCCTATTCCTGAGTATGTATCTCACCACACTGTTTGGGAACCTGCTTATCATCTTGCTGATCAGATTAGACTCTCGCCTCCATACCCCTATGTATTTCCTCCTCAGCCACTTGGCCTTCACTGATCTCTGTTTCTCTTCAGTGACCACCCCTAAGATGCTGGTGAACATGCAGACAGGAAGTCAGACCATTTCCTACAATGGCTGCATCTCACAGAtgtatttcttcatattctttgttgATCTTGACAGCTTCCTGCTCACTGCAATGGCTTATGATCGCTATGTTGCCATCTGCCACCCTCTCCACTATACCACTGTCATGAGTAAGGAACTATGCATCCTACTGGTGCTTGGATCCTGGATCCTCTCCTGTGCTCACTCTTTGACCCACACACTTCCCCTGGCCCGACTGTCCTTCTGTGCAGACAACACCATAACCCACTACTTTTGTGACTTGGCTGCTTTGCTCAAGCTATCCTGCTCAGATATTTCCCTCAATGAACTACTGATATTCACTGTAGGGGTAGCAGTCATTACACTGCCATTAATATGTGTCCTTGTCTCTTACATCCATATTCTTGCTACTGTCCTGAAGATACCTTCTGCCAAGGGGATCTTCAAAGCTTTATCAACCTGTGGCTCCCATCTCTCTGTGGTGTCATTGTATTATGGGACAATCATTGGCCAGTACTTTTTACCTTCCTCCAGTAACTCTAATATCAAAGACATCATTTTTTCTATAATGTATACAATGGTTACTCCCATGCTGAACCCCTTTATCTACAGTTTGAGGAACAGGGATATTAATGGGGCCCTGAAGAAAGTCCTTT CGAAACGGATGGAATTcatttatgaatga